TGCAAAGGGCGTGTACTTGGTTGCTCGATACGGAGACGATGACGGAATTCTCATCTCCAAAGACCGCAACCCGAACGTGCGTGGAGCTCTGGCGACTGGACTTATCTCCGAACTTCCAAGCGAAAAGCTTTCCGCCCTCGGCGCTCAAATCGATAGTGGCGAAGTGAAAGTCGTCTTGGCCACCAAGGAAGATTTGGTTGCGGCGGGCTTGAGTGAAGAACAACTCAAGAAGGTCAAGCTGGTCGCGATCGATACGCATGCCACGGCCACGACCAAGAGTGCGGATGTGGCGATAGCCGGTCTAACTCAATTCGAAAAGTCGGGTACGTTGATCAACCAACAGTTCCGTATCCAAAAATTCCACAAAGTCGTTCCCGGTCCAGTGGGGTCGATTGACGACTTGGCTGCATTGTCAGCGATCCTCGCCTCTTTGACCGGTGAAACCTGTCCCTCTGTGGTGGGCACCGTTTGGGAGAAAATCGCGGCGGAAGGAAGCATTTTTGAAGGCCTCAGTTTCAAGGGAATCGCCGACACCGGTGTGCTCTTAGACGGTTCGGCGTTTTCGGGACTGGCCTTCGTGGAAGGGAAGTCACTCCACTTTGAACCTAAGCTTGAAGAAGCCGCAGCGGAATAAGCGTCATGGAAATCTCTGAAATAGCAATCAAGGCGATCTACGCGATCATCGTAGTGAGCGTGCTGATGGGCTTTTGCTCTTACGCGGTACTCGCTGAGCGAAAGATCTCGAGCTGGATTCAAGGCCGCGTAGGACCAAACCGGACTACACTTCCATTTGTCGGATCTATTCCGGTAGTGGGAAAATTCCTTACTCGTCTCGGCGTTTTCCAGCCGGTGGCAGACGGATTGAAGTTCCTTTTCAAGGAAGACGTTACTCCAGGCCACGTTAACAAGTTCTACTTCACCATGGCTCCGATCATGGCGTTGATCCCCGCTTTGACGACTGTAGTGGTGGTGCCTTTTGGTTACTACACCAATGCGGCGGGCGAGGTAGTGACCTTGGTTTTGACCGATCTAAACGTAGCTATGCTGTTCCTCTTGGCGGTTTCTTCGCTCGGTGTTTACGGAGTGGTCTTGGGCGGTTGGTCATCCAACTCCAAGTATCCGTTTCTTGGTGGCATTCGCGCTTCCGCTCAAATGATCTCCTACGAACTGGCCATGGGTATCTCCATCTTGCCGGTGTTTATGTGGGTTAACGCTCCCGGCAGCGAAGGTTCGTTGAGCTTGGTTGATGTGGTGAATTCACAAGGTGGCGGACTATGGTACGCCATGTGGATGCCTGCATCTTTCCTGATTTTCGTGGTTTGTATCTTCGCCGAAACCAACCGTTTGCCTTTCGATATGGCGGAATCCGAAACGGAGCTCGTTAGCGGTTTCCACACTGAATACAGCTCTTTCAAGTTCGGCCTCTTCTTCGTGGGCGAGTACGCGCACATGCTGGTCGGCTCCGCTGTGGTAGCTATTCTCTTCCTCGGTGGTTGGCATCCATTGCCGTTCGCCACTTGGGCGGATTTCGGAGTCAGTGGTTGGCTCGTCGGGGTTCTTTCCGTCGGCACACTGATCGCCAAGCTTTGCGGCTTTATGTTTTTCTTCATGTGGATTCGTTGGACGCTTCCACGTTTCCGCTACGACCAAGTAATGCGTATCGGCTGGCAAATGCTTTTGCCCGCCTCCATCGCGAACCTGATCGTCTACACCTTTATCATCTACTTTTTGGAGAGACCTTAACCCACACGAGCCATGGCCATCGTCGTTAAGAGAAAACCACTTAATTTACTCGAAAAGCTCTACATTCCAGAGATCGCTCGCGGTCTTATGGTAACCTTCCGCCGCATGTTTTTCGGCGAAACGGTGACCATGGAGTATCCGGAGCAACGTCCTCCAATCCCAGTTGGCTACCGCGGTGTGCCCACTTTGGTTAAAGATCCGGAAGGTCGCGAAAAGTGCGTATCCTGCCAGCTTTGCGAGTTCGTATGTCCTCCCAAGGCGATCCGTATCACTCCAGGTGAGATCCCTGAAGGCAGCGACTATCGCCACGTGGAGAAGGGCCCCAAGGAGTTCGATATCGATATGCTCCGCTGCATCTACTGCGGCATGTGCCAGGAAGTTTGTCCTGAAGAGGCGATCTGGCTACAGAATCAGTATTCGATGTCCGGTTACAGCCGAGCCGAAATGGTGAACAACAAAGCCAAACTTTACGAACTCGGCGGAACGCTTCCGGATGAGCACTTCAAATGGAAGAAGAAAAAGGAAGCGGCTGAACATGGTGGAGGCCACCACTAATCTTTGACCAAGGCATCAAGATAGAAGGCTAACAAAATCGAAGGGCGATGAAGACTAAAATGCAGGACAATCACGGCACTAAATCCGGTTCGGTATCTTCCTTCAGAAGCTCGACGACCCAAAACCTCTCTTCCTTTCCCTCAAATGACTGACCTGTTTTTCTACATATTCGCGACTCTCTCCCTTGGGGCCGCCTTTGGTGTCGTGTTTAGCCGTAATCCGGTTAACGCCGCGATGTATCTCATCCTGACCTTCCTCGGGATGGCTTCTCTTTTTGTGACTTTGGAAGCCTACTTTTTGGCTGTAATCCAAGTGCTTGTTTACGCCGGAGCAGTCGTGGTGCTCTTCCTCTTCATCATCATGCTTCTCGATGTGAAGGACGAAACGCAGCACCGCGTGAAACCGCTCACTTGGGTGGCCAGCGTTATCGGATTCGCCCTATTGATTGTGGGCATCGTGAGTATCTCCTCCAGCGATAACATCAAGGCAACTGCATCGACCTTGCCTGACGCGGCGGGCGCTTCCCTCAAGAATTTCGGATACGAGCTCTTCACCACATACCAATTGCCCATGCAGGTCACTGGTTTCCTTCTACTGATCGCGATGATTGGAGTCATCGTTCTGAGCAAGAAAGTGAAAACCGACTAGCGCTCCCGAATTAGACCCTTCTCTAGACAAACTTTTCCCTTTCTCAAACGATGACCGTCGGACTTGAACAATACATAGCGGTAAGCGCCGCGCTTTTCGCCATCGGATTCTTTGGTGTGCTGCGACGCAAAAATACCCTCGTCATCTACATGTGCCTAGAGCTCATGCTGAACGCCTCGAACCTGGCGCTTGTCGCCTTTTCCCGATACCACGGTGGCATGAGCGGATCGGTTTTCGTCTTCTTCACGATCACGGTAGCTGCTGCAGAAGTGGCTGTAGGCTTGGCGATCATCGTGGCTCTATTCCGCAAACGCCAGACCGTACAGGTTCCGGACCTCAACGCCCTGAAAAACTAGATTTCCGATGAATCCTGAAATTTTCGCTTACGCGCTGCTGGCGTTTCCTCTCCTTTCTGCGACTGCGATCGCTCTCGGCATGCGTCGCAATGGGGCTTTGGCTTCTGGCATCTCCGTCGGAGCCGCCGCTCTGATCCTTGCTACTGCGGGTCACATCATTTTCCGCCTAGATAACTTCGAGTTCAACGTGAACTGGATTGAGTTTGGGCCGCTTTCTTTGGACTTCGGTTTCCTAGTCGACGATCTCGCCAAGCTAATGCTCTTCGTCGTGGCTTTCGTCGGTTTCCTCGTTCACGTATTCAGCCTTGGATACATGAAGGAAGATCCGAACAAGGCCCGCTTCTTCGGTGGTCTTTCGATCTTCATGTTCTCCATGCTCGGCCTTGTGATGGCTAGCAGCTTGGTGACGCTTTTCATCTTTTGGGAATTGGTTGGTTTCAGTTCCTACATGCTAATCGGTTTCTACCTCGATAAGCCCAGTGCCGCTGCTGCTTCGAAGAAGGCATTCATCACCAATCGCGTGGGTGACTTCGGATTCCTGATCGGTATCGCCATGGCGATCGGAATGTTCGGCACCGTGAACTTGACTGAGATGAACGAGATGGTCGTTTCCGGCGAAGTTGCAGTAACGACCGCAGCTCTTGGTTTGTTACTCTTTTGCGGGACAGTCGGTAAATCCGGCCAGATCCCATTGCACGTTTGGCTTCCAGACGCGATGGAAGGCCCGACACCGGTGTCCGCTTTGATTCACGCGGCGACCATGGTTGCTGCCGGTGTTTTCCTTTTGTGCCGTACCGGTTTTCTCATGACAGCCGATGCCCTGCAGGTGATCCTCTGGGTGGGTGTGGCAACTGCGATTTACGCAGGACTTACCGCCGTCGCTCAACGCGACATCAAGAAGATCTTGGCTTACTCCACGGTTTCGCAGCTCGGCTATATGGTGGCAGCATTTGGTCTTGGCACTTTGGCTTCACTCGATGCCGATCACGCCAACATGCACGAAGCGGTCATTTCAGGTGGGGTCGCGGCAGCGATGTTCCACCTTACCACTCACGCCTTCTTCAAGGCTTTGCTCTTCCTCGGATCCGGTTCGATCATTCACGCCTGTCACCACGAGCAGGACATCTTTAAGATGGGTGGTCTCGCCAAGAAGATGAAGATTACCTTCATTTGCTTCACGCTCGGTTTGATGGCCTTGATTGGAACCCCGTTCATCTCGGCGGGCTTCTATTCCAAGGATGCGATCTTGGCTTTGGCTTTCGAGCAGAACAGTGCCGCCTTCTACCTGTTGGTATTCGGCGCGTTCCTCACCACTTTCTACATGATCCGCCTTTGGAAAATCGCTTTCTTCGGTAGCCCGAATTCCGAAAACGCGGAGCATGCCCATGAGAACGGGCCAGTTATGACTGTGCCGCTCATCCTTTTGGCTATCCTCGCGGTTGTGGGTGGATTCGGATTTATTTATCCGGAGGCGCTTAAGCCCATCATCGAAGCGGGCGAGCATATCGCTCATGGCGAACACCATACCTTGATTGCAATGTACGGCGGAGTCGCATGGCTCGTAGGTCTCGCAGCAGCATTTTTCTTCTTCCGCGCAGGGGCGAGCGAAGATCCGTTCAAGAAGATGCTGGGGCCTGTTTACGCAGTACTCGAGAAGAAGTTTTTCTTCGACGAGCTCTACAATTTCTACATTGCCAAGATCCAACAACGCGTGGCTCTAACGCTCCATTTCCTAGAGCAGATCGCCTTGTCCGGTTTGATTATCCGCGGCGCGGCGGGAGTGGCAGGTTTGGTCGGTATCGGGTTGAAAAGTCTGCACGTCGGAAGCCTGCATCAATATGTTTACTGGTTCATCGCCGGTCTTGCTCTCTTCTGGTTCTTTGCCGGTTAAGCTCCATCGGTAACTTCCAAAACGAATTTCTAAAATGAACGACTCCGTTTCACTTCTTCATTTCACCATAGCGGTACCGATTGTCGCTGCATTCGCCACGCTCTGGGCGGGCAAGATCGGTCGACCCGCCGCGCAGATCGTATCGGTGGCAGGTTTTGCGATCCCCACCATTCTGGCGATTTTCGCTTGGATCACCTACAGTCCCGAAGTCGCGGGAGGCTACGATTTTGTCACACGTCACAACACCGGTCTGGAAGCAGTCGGCATCAGCCTTCACCTCGGCCTTAACGGTGTTTCCCTTCCTTTATTCGTGATGGCGGCCGTCGTTGGTTTGGCAGCAGGGCTCTACGCGGCTCAGTCCAAGGCTGAAAATCTCTCCCGTTACCTTTTCTGCCTTCTGATCATGCAAGGCGGTCTGATGGGAGTCTTCGCCTCTATCGATGTCTTCTTCTTCTACTTCTTCCACGAACTCGCTCTGATCCCGACTTTCGTGATGGTGGGAGTCTGGGGTGGTCGTGATCGCGGTTACGCTGCGATGAAGATGACTATCTACCTCACTTTGGGAGCGATGCTTTCCTTGGCCGGATTGATTACCCTCTACGTAAAGAGCGGTGCCGAGTCCTTTGATCTGATTACGCTGAAGCAGCACCTCGCAGCAGCCCCATTGAGCGAAACCGTTTCGCACTACGCCTTTGGACTGTTGCTTTTCGGATTCGGAATTCTCGTTTCACTTTGGCCTTTGCACACTTGGGCTCCGCTCGGCTATGGGGCAGCCCCAAGTTCTGCTGCTATGTTGCACGCCGGTGTTTTGAAAAAGTTTGGACTCTACGGACTCATTCAAATCGCGGTACCGCTCATTCCTGGTGGAGTAGGGCAGTGGGAGTCTTGGATCATCTGGCTCGCTCTGGGCAATGTGGTGATCGTGGGACTGGTTACAATGGCCCAACGCGATCTGAAACAAATGCTTGGTTACAGTTCGGTGATGCACATGGGCTACGCTTTCCTCGGAATCGCGGCTATGTCAGTCCTCGGAGCGGGTGGAGCAGTGATCATGATGGTGGCCCACGGTCTCACTGTAGCGCTTCTGTTCATGCTCTCCACCATGATCCATCACCGCACCCAAACCTTCGAGATGGAGGAAATGGGTGGCCTATCGAAAAAGGCTCCCGTGCTCAGCGCTTTCTTCGTTTGTGGTATGATGGCCAGTATCGCGTTGCCCGGACCAGGTCTCGCAAACTTCTGGGGTGAATTCGGAATTTTCGTCAGCATCTGGCAGACGGATTTCTCATGGGTCCTTTTTGTAGCGGCCACCGGAATTATCATTTCTGCGATCTACGCTCTGCGGGCGATTGCTCGGATCTTCTTTGGCGACGAGTCGGAAGATTTTCTAGAAGTCCAAAAGGATCACACCGTGACAGATATTACTTGGAGCGAGCGTATTCCCGCTTTGATTCTGATCGTTCTGCTTTTCTTCATCGGCTTCTTCCCGAAGACCATCTCCTCCTCACTCAACGACGCTCTTGAGAGCGAACCCGTCTACGCGACGGCCGAAGCTGGCAATTAACTTTTTGGATACCCATGCCAACTGATACTCTAAACTCCCTAGGCGAAATCGCCGCTACCAATACCTGGGGCGCGATTTACCCTGAAATGATTCTTGGCCTCATGGCCCTCGCTCTGATGGGGCTGGAAGTGATTCTTCCGAAGTTCGCCCACGGAGCGATTCCCAGAATTTCGATACTCGGACAAATCCTGCTGCTCGGCTACATCGTAATATTCGATCCAAGCGGCTGTTGCAACGGAGTTGCTTTCGGAGGGATGATCGAGCTTTCCGGCACTGGCCAAGCCCTGCGGATTTTCTTCCTGCTATCTTCTATCTTCGTCAGCTACCTTGCCATGGTAAGCTTCGAGAACAAGACGCTGGCTCGAATCGAGTACTTCTCAATCACCTTGGTCGTCACTGGAGCTCTCTCCTTGATGGCGATGGCGAACCATTTTGTGATGTTGTTTGTCGCCCTCGAAACGGCGACCGTTGGTTTCTACGTGTTGGTAAGCTACTTCCGCCTCAACTCACTTTCTCTGGAAGCAGGCTTAAAGTACCTGATCATGGGAGCCCTTAGCTCGGCGATCTTGCTCTTTGGTATCGTATTACTCTACGGAGCCGCTAGCAATCCAGCATTGGGTGGCAGCAATCCAGACTCCATGAATTTCCAGAACCTGCGGGCTTTCTTGGAAGCAAATCCAACCGATACCCTTTCAATCATCGGCATGTTGTTGGTGATCTCAGGAGTCGCTTTCAAAATCGGCGCCTTCCCATTCCAGATCTGGATTCCAGACGTCTACCAAGGCGCTCCCGTTCCTACGACGGCGTTTCTAGCTGTTTCGTCTAAGGCGGCCGGCTTTGCGGTTTTGCTTACCTTGACCAAAGTGTTCGCTCCTCTTTCAGATATACTGATTCCAGTGCTCTCTGCGGTTGCGGCCTTGACCATTCTTTTCGGTAACTTTGCCGCCCTAACGCAGCGAAACCTCAAGCGCTTGATCGGACTTTCCGGTGTTTCGCACGCTGGTTTCCTTTTAATCGGTGTGATCGCTTCCCAAACCGTTCCAGAAGCGACAAATTGGGTCATCTTCTACTTGTTCGCCTACTTGTTAGGTTCCATGGCGGTTTTCTCCGTTTTTGCCCATCTACCCAAGGAATGGGATTCCGAGTTGGATCTCGATGACCTGGGTGACCTGGCCAAGCGAAACGGTTTCTTGGGTATCGCGTTGGCGATCGGAATTGGTTCGCTCGCTGGCATCCCGCCGTTGGCAGGTTTCATCGGAAAGTTCCTACTCTTTGTGGCTGCTTTCAAAGCTGGGCTCTACACGCTTCTAGGAGTGGGAATCGTGGGTGTCGTTATTTCGATCTACTACTATTTCGGTGTAATCAAAGCCGCCTTCTTCGATGTTTGGAAGTTTTCTGACGAGGAAGAAGAAGCCGCTCCTGCAGTCCCCGGACAGATGCTTACTGCGCTTGGAAAATTCACGATCGTGGTAGCGATTGCCGGCTCTATTGCTCTTGGCTTTTTTCAAGGCCCCTTAGGCTCTTGGCTTTCTGGCCAATAGTCGAGTGGAGCTGAATCGCCCTTGCGGCAAACGTGAGAGCTCGCCTATTAAAAATGGCGAGCTTTATTGCGAAGTCGCACAGGTTCGTAGATCTTTTTTCCCTTTCCTAATTCCGTATAACCGCCCCCAACCTGATTCTGCATGAAAGTTACTGGTCTCGCTATTGTTCCTCCTGAAGCTGCCGAAGGAGAAGCTAAGGTCACTCCTGAGCTTCTCGCGTCCGTTTTGGCGCGTTATTCTCGGAGTAATGAAGGGATTGATACGATCATGTCCAAGGTGGATCTCAAGAATGCGGACAAGTCTATCGACCGCATTCTCAAATTCGTAGACTACGGTCATGCTTCCATTGGTGGATTGACCGGTGGAATCGCGATCACGATAGATGACGTTTCCA
This region of Pelagicoccus albus genomic DNA includes:
- a CDS encoding complex I subunit 1/NuoH family protein, which gives rise to MEISEIAIKAIYAIIVVSVLMGFCSYAVLAERKISSWIQGRVGPNRTTLPFVGSIPVVGKFLTRLGVFQPVADGLKFLFKEDVTPGHVNKFYFTMAPIMALIPALTTVVVVPFGYYTNAAGEVVTLVLTDLNVAMLFLLAVSSLGVYGVVLGGWSSNSKYPFLGGIRASAQMISYELAMGISILPVFMWVNAPGSEGSLSLVDVVNSQGGGLWYAMWMPASFLIFVVCIFAETNRLPFDMAESETELVSGFHTEYSSFKFGLFFVGEYAHMLVGSAVVAILFLGGWHPLPFATWADFGVSGWLVGVLSVGTLIAKLCGFMFFFMWIRWTLPRFRYDQVMRIGWQMLLPASIANLIVYTFIIYFLERP
- a CDS encoding NuoI/complex I 23 kDa subunit family protein; this encodes MAIVVKRKPLNLLEKLYIPEIARGLMVTFRRMFFGETVTMEYPEQRPPIPVGYRGVPTLVKDPEGREKCVSCQLCEFVCPPKAIRITPGEIPEGSDYRHVEKGPKEFDIDMLRCIYCGMCQEVCPEEAIWLQNQYSMSGYSRAEMVNNKAKLYELGGTLPDEHFKWKKKKEAAEHGGGHH
- a CDS encoding NADH-quinone oxidoreductase subunit J family protein, whose protein sequence is MTDLFFYIFATLSLGAAFGVVFSRNPVNAAMYLILTFLGMASLFVTLEAYFLAVIQVLVYAGAVVVLFLFIIMLLDVKDETQHRVKPLTWVASVIGFALLIVGIVSISSSDNIKATASTLPDAAGASLKNFGYELFTTYQLPMQVTGFLLLIAMIGVIVLSKKVKTD
- the nuoK gene encoding NADH-quinone oxidoreductase subunit NuoK, with translation MTVGLEQYIAVSAALFAIGFFGVLRRKNTLVIYMCLELMLNASNLALVAFSRYHGGMSGSVFVFFTITVAAAEVAVGLAIIVALFRKRQTVQVPDLNALKN
- the nuoL gene encoding NADH-quinone oxidoreductase subunit L, which gives rise to MNPEIFAYALLAFPLLSATAIALGMRRNGALASGISVGAAALILATAGHIIFRLDNFEFNVNWIEFGPLSLDFGFLVDDLAKLMLFVVAFVGFLVHVFSLGYMKEDPNKARFFGGLSIFMFSMLGLVMASSLVTLFIFWELVGFSSYMLIGFYLDKPSAAAASKKAFITNRVGDFGFLIGIAMAIGMFGTVNLTEMNEMVVSGEVAVTTAALGLLLFCGTVGKSGQIPLHVWLPDAMEGPTPVSALIHAATMVAAGVFLLCRTGFLMTADALQVILWVGVATAIYAGLTAVAQRDIKKILAYSTVSQLGYMVAAFGLGTLASLDADHANMHEAVISGGVAAAMFHLTTHAFFKALLFLGSGSIIHACHHEQDIFKMGGLAKKMKITFICFTLGLMALIGTPFISAGFYSKDAILALAFEQNSAAFYLLVFGAFLTTFYMIRLWKIAFFGSPNSENAEHAHENGPVMTVPLILLAILAVVGGFGFIYPEALKPIIEAGEHIAHGEHHTLIAMYGGVAWLVGLAAAFFFFRAGASEDPFKKMLGPVYAVLEKKFFFDELYNFYIAKIQQRVALTLHFLEQIALSGLIIRGAAGVAGLVGIGLKSLHVGSLHQYVYWFIAGLALFWFFAG
- a CDS encoding complex I subunit 4 family protein, yielding MNDSVSLLHFTIAVPIVAAFATLWAGKIGRPAAQIVSVAGFAIPTILAIFAWITYSPEVAGGYDFVTRHNTGLEAVGISLHLGLNGVSLPLFVMAAVVGLAAGLYAAQSKAENLSRYLFCLLIMQGGLMGVFASIDVFFFYFFHELALIPTFVMVGVWGGRDRGYAAMKMTIYLTLGAMLSLAGLITLYVKSGAESFDLITLKQHLAAAPLSETVSHYAFGLLLFGFGILVSLWPLHTWAPLGYGAAPSSAAMLHAGVLKKFGLYGLIQIAVPLIPGGVGQWESWIIWLALGNVVIVGLVTMAQRDLKQMLGYSSVMHMGYAFLGIAAMSVLGAGGAVIMMVAHGLTVALLFMLSTMIHHRTQTFEMEEMGGLSKKAPVLSAFFVCGMMASIALPGPGLANFWGEFGIFVSIWQTDFSWVLFVAATGIIISAIYALRAIARIFFGDESEDFLEVQKDHTVTDITWSERIPALILIVLLFFIGFFPKTISSSLNDALESEPVYATAEAGN
- a CDS encoding NADH-quinone oxidoreductase subunit N yields the protein MPTDTLNSLGEIAATNTWGAIYPEMILGLMALALMGLEVILPKFAHGAIPRISILGQILLLGYIVIFDPSGCCNGVAFGGMIELSGTGQALRIFFLLSSIFVSYLAMVSFENKTLARIEYFSITLVVTGALSLMAMANHFVMLFVALETATVGFYVLVSYFRLNSLSLEAGLKYLIMGALSSAILLFGIVLLYGAASNPALGGSNPDSMNFQNLRAFLEANPTDTLSIIGMLLVISGVAFKIGAFPFQIWIPDVYQGAPVPTTAFLAVSSKAAGFAVLLTLTKVFAPLSDILIPVLSAVAALTILFGNFAALTQRNLKRLIGLSGVSHAGFLLIGVIASQTVPEATNWVIFYLFAYLLGSMAVFSVFAHLPKEWDSELDLDDLGDLAKRNGFLGIALAIGIGSLAGIPPLAGFIGKFLLFVAAFKAGLYTLLGVGIVGVVISIYYYFGVIKAAFFDVWKFSDEEEEAAPAVPGQMLTALGKFTIVVAIAGSIALGFFQGPLGSWLSGQ